Proteins found in one Sardina pilchardus chromosome 3, fSarPil1.1, whole genome shotgun sequence genomic segment:
- the LOC134076117 gene encoding uncharacterized protein LOC134076117 has protein sequence MNIHVSNNVEDDQQEDDQHYDSDSSVYEDCLEEFTSCCITSTTEDEGITESENRVLQLSPMFARAQQSLCPGSYVSNHEMEDEDDTAPGPSASSLTWLTDDEEDELETPVNEEQDIYYGCRGLPFFTGDEKHWDLELPNGHFEPSPRHGSDEQSAKHPTSFSTEHTFILQSDIDLESPQRSCNHESMGFSRDDTFSFTDEKKHHIPGNNYALAPSSVERPDVESNKGNHVSSTSFFHAATVNSDSRATEFAKDSFVKSTNSSPALCGMHDDHQPLNISGSSDLKTPDKANLSLSVEKPILTTAKQMISLPSTSGHWHRPTAKDNNPIDHRGRDNQRNELLSDIASHTYNDAILKDDEEDEDRNHCLPLCQRPVSRRVSTVWFPTPTSILSTKASQQNGENLNPSGFNPTILYFGEHLHDDISKLMPPPPPKTGGKAHGRGGRRRPHSEVGVATGKSIAADSIFFTKQQHMMVNGYDADDEGENTSKIKRDKMDSIQSKSNMTKDQSSEMKAGSFSQRPVP, from the exons ATGAATATCCATGTTAGCAATAATGTTGAGGACGACCAGCAAGAAGATGACCAACATTACGACAGTGACTCTTCTGTATATGAGGACTGTCTGGAAGAATTCACCTCCTGCTGTATAACTTCCACAACAGAAGATGAGGGTATTACGGAATCAGAGAACAGAGTGTTACAACTCTCACCCATGTTTGCCAGGGCACAACAAAGCCTGTGCCCAGGTTCCTATGTGTCAAACCATGAGATGGAGGATGAGGACGACACGGCTCCAGGCCCAAGTGCTTCATCGTTGACATGGCTCACagatgatgaggaagatgagcTAGAAACACCG GTCAATGAAGAACAAGACATCTATTATGGCTGCAGAGGTCTTCCATTCTTCACTGGCGATGAAAAACATTGGGACCTTGAACTTCCTAACGGACACTTTGAGCCATCCCCTCGACATGGATCTGATGAACAGAGTGCAAAGCATCCCACATCATTCTCTACTGAACACACCTTTATTTTGCAAAGCGAC ATAGATCTGGAGTCCCCGCAGAGAAGTTGCAACCATGAATCAATGGGCTTCAGTAGGGATGACACCTTCTCCTTCACAGATGAAAAGAAGCATCACATACCAGGGAATAATTATGCATTAGCGCCGTCTTCTGTTGAGAGGCCTGATGTAGAGAGTAACAAGGGCAATCATGTCTCATCTACATCTTTTTTTCATGCTGCAACTGTAAACAGTGACTCTAGAGCCACTGAGTTTGCAAAGGATAGCTTTGTAAAATCAACCAATTCTTCTCCTGCACTATGTGGAATGCATGATGACCACCAGCCTCTTAATATAAGTGGCAGTTCTGATTTGAAAACGCCAGATAAAGCCAATCTGTCACTCTCTGTGGAAAAACCCATTCTCACCACAGCAAAGCAGATGATAAGCTTGCCCTCAACATCAGGACACTGGCACAGGCCTACAGCAAAAGATAACAACCCTATAGACCACAGAGGAAGGGATAACCAAAGAAATGAACTATTATCTGACATTGCCTCACACACTTATAACGATGCCATTTTAAAGGATGATGAAGAAGACGAAGACAGGAATCACTGCTTGCCACTATGCCAACGTCCTGTTTCAAGGCGAGTAAGCACTGTATGGTTCCCTACTCCAACTTCCATACTGTCAACAAAAGCTAGCCAGCAAAACGGTGAAAATCTAAATCCTTCTGGCTTTAACCCAACGATTCTTTACTTTGGTGAGCACTTACATGACGACATATCCAAGCTtatgcctccacctccacccaaaaCAGGTGGAAAGGCACACGGGAGAGGGGGTAGACGGAGGCCGCACTCTGAGGTTGGAGTTGCTACCGGAAAGTCAATAGCAGCTGATTCTATTTTTTTCACCAAACAGCAACACATGATGGTCAATGGATATGACGCTGACGATGAAGGTGAAAATACCTCAAAGATTAAAAGGGACAAAATGGATAGCATTCAGTCCAAATCTAACATGACCAAGGATCAGTCCTCCGAAATGAAGGCTGGATCGTTTTCTCAAAGACCTGTCCCATAG